The Leucobacter viscericola sequence CCGAGGAGGAACCCGCGGCACTCACAAACCGAAGGGCTGTTGCCGTCGCCGCGGTCGGGCAACCGGGGGTGCCCAGTTGCGCGAGCGTGCACGACCACTCCGCCGTGCCGGGCGCGACAAACCAGGCGTCACTCACGGCACCGGGGTCGACCTGCCCATCGAGAGCCCCGTCACGCGTGTCGAGGTCGTCTGGCAGCGCGTCGGTCACATAGGCGGTGAGGCCGGCCGGCAGGTTTTGCACGGAGATGGCGGAGAAATCCCCGTGGAACGAGGATGCCGGCGTGCGGTTATCTCCGGAGGCGGGCAGCACGTCAACAACGTCGAGTGTGTCGACGGGGGTGGTGGTTGCGTTTCGAATCGAGAGCGACCAGCGTAGGTCCGTGTTTAGGGGCTCGACCGCACGTTCTGCGGTCTTCGTGGCGAGCACGGTCGCCGCAGCAACGACCGAGATTGAGTCGGTGGCCGAGCGCTGTGCCAGGGTCGACGGATCGTCGGGCGAACTGATCGAGGCGGTGTTCACGTAGCTCTGGCCGTTGGTGGCGTTGATGGGCACGCGAACCTGGTAGCTCAGCTCAGGCATAGGCGATCCTGCCACCACGTCACCAAAATTCCAGCGCAGGCCGTGCGGCGCATTCGGAGCCGTTGTTGACCAGTCGCTACCGTTACACGTTTCGCAGAACTGCAGCACGGCACCGGGCGGTGCGGTCACACTCAGCGGGTTGATGACCAGCCGGGGCGAGTTGGTCGGCAAAATATCGGTGACCGTCACGTCTCGCATCGATCCCGGAGCCGAACCAACAAGGCCCGCAGCGGACGGCTGCAGCACAAAAGCGATGTCTTGGCCAGCAAGCACCTGCGATCCTGAACCAGGAATGACCTCGCGCACTTTCTTGGAGACCCTCACCTCACCCGGAACAAACTGGATCCGGTCTCCCATCTGCGCCCCGGTGTGCGTCACCGGGTTGTAGGTGTTACTCCCGTTCCAGGTGGGCGTCGACCCGTACTTGAACTGGCCAAAGTTCGAGAGGATCGTTCCGTCGGGGTTCTGGGCAGGATCGAGCGTCGAGGTCGAGTACACCTCGAGGTTTGTGTAGAGGTAATACGCGGTCTGTGGCGGCAGGTCTCGCGAGAAGGTGATGCGCACGCGGTCGATCGTGTCTCGGAAGCCGTTGGCGGTGAGACCGCCGCCCAGCGTTGCGCTGGTGGGGCTGGTCGACCAGACCGCATCACCGTCGTCACAGCGCGCGGCTCGCATGTCGGCAAACGTGCCCGGTTGATTCGTTGCCGCACCGTATTCGATAACGTAGTCGCCCGGCAAGATCGGGTCGGGGCTCGCACCCTGGGCGAAACTTGCTGGACTCGTGTTTGATCCAGTTCCGCTCACGAGGCGCTGCGAACTTCGGTCAAAGATGTCGCAGGTTCTCGCGTTCAGCGCGGGCAACACTGCCGGGGTGATCGCGACGCGGCTGGTGACCTTATAGCCAAGCCCCGCCCGCAAATCGCCCGTCCAGACGCCGCTCGCACCGGGTGGTGTGCCACCCCCGACGTACCCTCGGTACTGCTTTGACATGCCCATTCCGGCCGTCAGCGTGAAGGATGTGGTGTTGTCGCAGCGATCCGTTGGGCGCCCGAAGCACGTCGTCAGCGCTTCCGTGCCGGTCCCATAGTTTGACTGGCCAGCGACGTCATCTGGATCAAACTGACTCACGGTGTTGGTGAGTACCAAACTGTTGTCATCGGGGGTACCCGGGATGCCGTCGGCACCGTTTGCCACATCGGACTGCGGTAGCCAGATGCGCAGGATTCCGGTGGCGACGTAGAGGTAATTACTGCCGAGAGCCACACCCTGCGAACTCGTTGTGGGAAACGAGGAGCCCGTGGTGTTCATGCCGGTAAACGAAACGTTGAACCCCTGGCCGTTAGGGGAGCAGGCGATCGTGCCGCTGTTGACCACCGAGTTGACCGCGGTTGAGCTTCCGGTGATGCCGATGCGCGACGCGGGGACCCCGCCGAGGTCACCGGCGTTGATGTAGCCACAACCGGGTCCACCCCAGTCGTAGAGCCGGGCATTGCGGCTGTACTGTGACAGGTCGTCGAAGAAGGTGACAGAGTTGCTCAGCTGCGACATGCCCTTGATGCCCTGCGTTGGCCCGAAGCGGGTCGGGTGCGCGACCGTGATGCCGACCGGGTAGGTGTTCAGAATGCCCGGTTCCCCGTTCGGGCCGTTGACGTTTGCGGTGGCCGCTCGCCCCAGCTTGCGGAGGTCATACGTCGGTGCCCCCGACACCACAGTGATGACCGGGGTCGCGGTGATGGGCGGATCAGCGCTGGCATCGTTAACCGAAAAGGTAACCGGCAGGAGCGAGCCCTGCGTCGGCTGGTTGGTGACCCACAGCCTTGGCAAGATCGAGTCACTCACGGACGCCGAGGTTGACGGCAGCTGGCACACCAGCAGGCGTCGGTCACCGCCCAGGGCTCCCGTTGTCGAGTCGTAGATGCCGGACGGATGCGGTGTTGTGCCGGTTCCGACGCAGCTCGGGGGCACCGCAAGCCACCGTGTGCCCGCGGGAGAGGTTGAGGTAATCACCGGGTTCGTTACGGCCGCATCGGTGTTGTACTCAAACTTGTATTGGATCTCGTCGTTCGTACGCACAATGCCGTTGTTGGCGCTCTGGTCATTGCCGGGGTTGTTGTTGGCGTCAAAGGTCGCGGTGCCGTCAGATTCGACAGTGACGACCGCACCAAGGATAGAGAGGATGCCGATGTCGCCGGTGTCATCGTCTGCCTTGGCCTGAGGGGCCGCGGGTTCTGGCTCGGGCGTCGGGGTTACTGGATTCTGCGGGCTCTGCGGATCCTCGGGGTTCGTTTCCGGTGTGGGCGTCGGGTCCGGCGTAGGCGCCGGTTCGGGAGTCGGTTCAGGCTCGGGCGCGGCCGTCGGAGCAGGATCGGCAGGAGTGTCGGTCGGCTCAGATTGAGTCGGGTTTTGTTCGGCCTGCGTTGCCTCTGCCGCCCCTGGCGCGGTCTGCGCTGGCACCGGTGCTGACGTAGGCTCCTCGGCCAGCGCTGGGGATGCTGTGAGAGTCATCCCCATCAGCAGCGCAGCTGTCACCGCGGCGAGCCAGCGCCTTCCCGACAGCCGAGCATGCGGGCGCGCGCGCCAAGTCGGTTGATCATTCCGTCGACGACGCTGTTTCATAGCAGTACTCCCCAGTGCTGCAAGTGTGGTCTTTCTACCCCATCCCGATGATGAAGCCATCGGTTATATGAAAGATCACACGTACATTTTTGGCAATCTTAGCACCGGGGAAGCACCCAGAAACAGGGCCGCTCATAGTGATGAAGTCTCTCGCTTGTACGCATACGATATGAATGTGTCTGAACTCAACGCAACCGACAAGAGTCTCCTCGAGATTCACCGCAAACTGCGGCCCGGATTCGGAACAGAAACCGCCGTATACGGCACGATCCTGGTGAGTGGCCTCGTGGCCGTTTCCTCGGCACACGGTGAGTCATCGGCGAAAGTGCTGATCACCGTCGCGGCGACCGTGCTGGTGTTCTGGGGGGCACATGTCTTCGCGGGAACAGTGGCCCGCGTCGGAGACCGCATGACTGATGGCGAGGAGCACGTCTACGGGGTGCGCCTCGCACTTCGGCACTCGGCACGGCGTTCACTCGGCATGCTGGTCTCCTCTTTGCCGCCGCTGGTCGTGCTGCTCCTTGGCACAACCAGGGTGATCCCCGACGAATTCGCCAATGAGTGCGCCCTCTGGGTGGGAGTCGTTATCCTTGCGATTCTTGGCTACATTGCGTTCGTGCGCCGTGGGAGCTCGATCCCTGCCCGCGTGCTCGGCACGCTCGCAACGGCTTCGTTCGGGCTCGTGTTTATCGCCTTGAAGGCGTTTGTGCACTGATGTGGCGTCGGGAGCCTGGAAGGAAAGTCTCCTCTAGCCTCAGCTGTTGTTGCACGCGTGACAACCGAACCGGGTAAGCAACAGACCGTGGCCTCCACATACCGGGAACCCTCGAAACATCGGCTCGTCAGCTTGGCAGGCCTCGTGCCACTCGGCTATCTCTTCACGGTGAAGATCCGTGATGCGCAGCGCACGCACCAGTTCTGCAAATCTATGCATGGCAGGAAAAATGAGATCCTCGTTGGGCTTGTAACTCAAACGGTCCCACCCAATCCGTTTGATCACGCCGTCAATCGCACTGAGTAGAAAAACCCGCTGGCTTTCAAACTCATTCTCTTCAAACGGCAGGTCCTCCAGTTCAAATCCCACCGTGCCGACCCCGACCGCGGACTGATCTTGTTCGAGCAGCCAATAAACCAAGACCCGTTCTTTGTTGTCGGCCGCAGTCGCTGTCCCGCTCAGTCCTAGCAGTGATACGAACACCGAGGTAAGCCCGTTCGCCAGGGTTAGAGACTGCTCAAACGGCGTGCCTCGACCGACCGTGATCGTATTCGACATGCCCACAGCGTACGCCCTGGGCCGGTCCTGCTTCATTCCGCCCGGCTGAGACTCGCATCGTCGGTCGCGGGTGCCTGGCGTTTCTTGGGGCGACGACTCGCGATTGCCACCCACACCATGATCGCGGTGAGCGCCACGGCGAAGATCCCGAATCCGAACACATAGTCTTCGTTCGCGTACCCTGCCATAAATATGGTGATCAGGTTTGTCGCGATTAACACACCAAGTACCGCAAACACCATCCACCCTCGCCCCGCCCAAACCGCAAGCGCAAAGGCGGCGATGCCGAGAGGAAGGTACGCGACAATCTCGATCGAACACGGTGGCCCATAAGTCTGCGGACCACACCGCGAAACTCCCCACAGCGGTCCGGTGATCCCACTCGCGATTGCGCAGGCGATGGCTACGACCAACATGAGTGCACGAAGCAACGGGTTATTCGGAGTCGTGAGTTTCTTGCGTGGCATGACTGCCTCCGGGGGTGCTTGGGCGTTCTATGTTGAGCTTAGTTGAGGGCCGTGCTGGTGAAATACACCCAAAATAATCCTCATTCCTCACAATGAGGAATAACTGTGTTACGCTTTCCACATGAGCATCACACTCTTCGCAGCAACCACCCCGGGTGGCAGCAAGTCGGTCACCCACACCAACAGCGCCGCGGAACCGTTCCGGTTTCCTGGGGGCGAATGGCACCTTCGGGTTCCCACTGCAGAAGCCCCCGCCTTTGCGAGGGTAACCGGTTGTGACGCGAACGATCTTGTCGTTTTGGGCCTGTGGGCGGACTGGGTGCACAGCCTCGGACACCGCGCCGTTGCCCACCTGCCCTACCTCCCCGCCGCTCGCGCGGACCGCGGTACCCCCTTCGGCGCGCAGGTGTACGCCAACCTCATCAACACGTGCAACCTTGACGAAGTGGTGGTATTCGATCCGCACTCCCCCGTGGCTCCGAGCCTGATCAACAACGTGCGCATCGTCGAGTCCACCGCAGTCATCGCAGAGCGCGTTATCCCATCCGGCAACTACGAGGCGATCCTCGCCCCCGATGCCGGAGCGGTGCATCGCGCACAGCTCGTCGCCGACCGCATGGGCCTCCCGCTCTTCACAGCCACGAAGAGCCGCGACTTTGACACCGGCAAACTCACCGGCTTTCATGCCCCCGAGAACTTGCCGCGGCTCGGAAGAGTGCTCGTGGTCGACGACATCTGCGACGGCGGCGGCACGTTCATGGGACTCGCGAAGGCAACGGGGCTGCACCGGGATCAGCTGGATCTTTGGGTCAGCCACGGCATTTTCAGCGGCCGCGCACCGCAGCTGCGCGAAAGCTACGGCACCGTCTTCACCACCGACTCACACCCCGGGGCGGCCAACCCCGAAGTCGCGGCCGAGATCATCGAGCTCGCCCCATACCTCAGCGCGTAACCACCAACCCCCGAAAGAACTCATCATGCACACGACAGACCGTTTCGCCCCCATCCGCGCACTCATGCTCACCGACGTCTACAAGCTGGGTCACCTGCAGCAGTACCGACTCGCGGGCACCCCCGAGGTGGTCTACTCCAACTGGACCAACCGGGGCAGCCGCATTGAAGGCGTCGACCACGTCGTTCACTTCGGTCTGCAAGTGTTCCTCGCGAAGTTGGAAACCTGGTTCGAACCGTTTTTTGCCGCGGACGAAGACGAGGTGTGCGCACTCTATGAAGAGCGTCTCACCCAGATCCTCGGCCCAAACTCGATCGGAACCGATCACATCAGGGCGCTCCACCGGAAGGGCTACCTGCCGCTGAAGTTCAACGCCGTGCAGGAGGGCACCGCAGTTCCGCTCCGCGTGCCAAGCTTCACCTTCGAGAACACCGATCCCGAGTTCTTCTGGCTCACGAACTACGTCGAGACCATCGTCTCGGCCGAGGTGTGGCAGCCTTCCACCTCCGCGACGATCGCGCGCGAATTTCGTCGGGTACTCGAGGCGGGGTGCGAGCGCACCGGCGGCGACCCCGCGGCAATCGACTGGCAGGGGCACGACTTCTCGTTCCGGGGAATGTCGAGTGTGGAGACCGCCGCGGCGTCTGGCGCAGGTCACCTGTTGTCGTTCAGCGGCACCGACTCACTGCCGTCACTCGACTACATCGAGCAGTTCTACGGAGGCGAGTACGTTGCGGGCAGTGTGCCAGCGACCGAGCACAGTGTCATGTGCGCGGGGGCCGCTGTGGTCGGAGAGAAAGAGCTGTTCTCTCGCCTGATCGACCTGTACCCGGCCGGAATCTTTTCCGTCGTCTCCGACACCTTCAACCTGTGGGAGGTGCTCACTGATTTCTTGCCCGAGTTCAAGGATCGCATCCTTGCACGCGACGGCAAGATGGTGATCCGCCCCGATTCCGGTGACCCCGTCGACATTCTGTGCGGCGAGCTGGGCGACGATTCACACGCGGACCAATCCCCCGCAGCAAAGGGTGTTGTTGAGCTGCTGTGGGACACCTTCGGCGGCACAATCAACGAGGCGGGTTACAGGGTTCTGGATCCTCACATCGGCGCCATCTACGGCGACTCGATTACACGGGATCGAGCCCATCAGATTATCGATCGCCTCGCCGCCAAGGGCTTCGCCTCAACCAACGTTGTCTTCGGCGTCGGCAGCTTCACCTACCAGTACCAAACTCGGGACACGTTCATGAGTGCGGTAAAGGCCACCTGGGCACTCGTTGACGGGGTCGGCTACGACCTGCAGAAGGACCCGATCACCGACAACGGCACCAAAAAGAGTGCCCGCGGCCGCCTCGCGGTTTTTCGCAACGACGAGGGCGAGTTGTATCTTGTTGAGCAGGCGACGCCCGAGCAGGAGGCCGCCAGCGAATTGCAGCCGGTGTGGCGTGACGGCGCATTTCTTCGCACGCAGACGTTCGCTGAGGTGCGGGAGACGATGAAGGGAAACCGATGACCGAGTGGAAGCAGCCACTGGTTTCAGTGGATGTGGTCGCGGTTCGACGCGATGCTGGCGTTCTGAGCTTTGCGACCTGCGAGCGGCAGTTTGAGCCCTTCGTAGGTCGCGCCGCCCTGCCCGGAGTGCTTTTACTCACGGGTGAGGGACTCTCGGAGGCCGCGGAGCGCGCGGTTGTGACGAAGCTTGAGCTGCCAGCAGGATCGATCCGGCACGTGACCCAGTTCGGAGCGTTCGACGGGACAAACCGAGATCCTCGCGGTGCCACCATCTCTATCGGTCACATCTGCGCGGTGGAGTCGCTGGCAGGATCCGCAACCTGGACTCCCCTCGACGCCGCTGCTGGTGGCCTCCCCTTCGACCACGACACAATCGTGGCCTCAGCAGTGGCTGAGATTTCGCGTCGCCTCTGGGCTGACATGCCATTCACCCGAGCCATCATCGGACCCGAGTTCACAACGAGCGAGATTCTCACTGTCACCCGCCAGACCGGCGCCCGACTGCCCGACACCGCTAAGAATATGGCGCGGTGGCTGCGCAGCAACGATCACGCGGAAAGCACTGGCCTTCGCGGTCGCGACACGGTGTGGCGGTGGGTATCTAGCAGTTAGCTTGGGCAGCAGAGGGGCGCTGTGTTGAGATTTTCTCAGCACAGCGCCCCTCATCTCTGGGGTGTTACGCCCTGCGACGGCGCGCGATGAGCGCCGCTGCGAGCAACAGCATTCCCAGTGCACCAAACGCCAGCAGCATCGGCGAGGCTGCACCCGTCACCGCGAGGCCCGCTGGGGCCTTCTCTGCAGTTGCGGCCTGCGTTGCCTGGTTTGCTGGCTTAGTCGGCTTCGTCGACTTAGCCGGTTTCTCCGGGGTAGTCGGTTTCACCGGCGACACCTCGTCGGCCTTCTTCGTAACGGTACCGATTGCGCTGCTCTCAGCCGTGAGTTCGTCACCCTGCACACCGGTGGCGGTCACGGTTGCCGTGTTCTTCGCGTCAGCTGAGGCCGCGTCAACGACCTTCCAGGAGCCAGCCGAGAAGACGATCGCTTTCGACTCGCCACCCTTCAGCCGTTCAACCGTGAAGTCGCCAGCGGGGAAGCGCGCGTCCGTAACCTTGACGTCGGTCAGATCGGTGTCGCCAGTATTGGTGACGGTGATCCGCCACCACATCTCGCTGCCGAACTCACCGGTAGCGTGCGCCTTCCAGCCGGTGCCGCTCTCAAGGCAGTCACTATCGGCTGCCACCACGCAGGCTTCCTTTACGAGCGACACCGTTGAGGTGAAGTCGCGCACGGTCACCTTCGCTTCGCTCTCTGCGGTGACGGTCTCGGTGCCGGGATCCCGCGGGTTTGTGCCTGTGGCAGTGGCCACGCTGCTGGCGGATGCAAACACTGCGGCGCTCTTGCAGGTAACCGCCTCCGAGGCACCGGCTTCGATCTCCGCAAAGCTGGTAGAGCAACCCGACAGCATCGGGTCAGTGAGCTGCACGTCGGCCAGCTTCACCTGGCTAGTGTTCGTTACGATCACGCGCCAGAACGGCTCGGCACCGGGCTCAAGCTGAGCCTCCTTGACCCATCCGCCAGTCAGTGAAGCAGCGTCGGGATCACAGTCATCTCCGGTTGAGCAGACCTCTTTCTGCACGTCAATCGCGACGTTCGGTGACAAGGACAAGATCTCGGCAGAGCTATCAGCCTCAAGATCGGCGTCGCCGTAGGGAGGTGTCGCTTTTACGCTCGTCGTGCCGGTCAGAAGCCCGTCAACACCCTCGACCTTGCACACCTTCGAAGATGCGGCCCCGGGAGCCAGCTCAGCCAGCGTGAACGCGCACTCCTCGTAGTCCGCGTTCTCAACGCGCACATTGGTCAGCGTCGTTTCACCGGTGTTGGTAACCGTCGCACGCCAGAGTCCTTCTGCCCCAAACGGCACGGTTGTGCTGGCGCTCCAGCCGCCCTCGCCGAGTACGGCGTTAGGGTCGCAGTCGCCCACGCTGGGGTCGCATGACTCGTAGACGATCCCCACTGCAGAAGCAGCTTTCGCCCCGACCGTCACCGATGCACTTGAGCTGTCCGTGGCGGTCTTGTCGTCACCGTTGCCGGTAGCGGTCGCGGTGTTCTTCATGTCAGCCTGCACACCGGTCGAGCGGCAGATCTTCTGGACCTGGTCGTTGACTGCCAGATCGCCCACCTCGAGATCGCACGCCGCCACGAGCGGATCGTCGATCTTCACCTTTGTGAGGTCAACGAGCCCTACGTTGGTCGCCGTCAGTCGCCACTTCACGTCGGCGTTGAAGGGGACAGCCGCGGTGTTTGCCCAACCACCAGTGCCGACGGCTGCGTCATCCGCGCAAGTATCAGCCGCACACACCTCTTTTTCAAGGTGGATCCCCGGGCCTTCAACGAGGCCAAAGCCCACCTTCGGGGTTTCAGACGGGGCGATCGGAGCGGGGGTTGCTCCCGCAACGTACGCACGGGTCGCGACGGTGTTCCAGGCCACCTGCTGCGTTGGCTCGAAGTTTGCAGCGTCCATCGAAACGATGAAGTCTGCGACCGTGCCGATTGCCAGCGAAGCTGAGTTCTGGAACCGCAATGCGGTCACCGCAGCCATGTCGGATGGTGCAGTTGTTGACCAGGTCGAATCACAGCCGGGGTTCTTGCTGTTTGCCAGCACCTCAGGCCGACACGGGTTCTGCGCGACCGAGTACGCGACCGTCCATCCCGGAGGTGCGGTTACTTCCCGCAGGGTCGGCGTAAAGGTTGAACCACGAGCGGCACTGCCACCAACGGTGTAGGTATCGCTAACCTTGGGCAGCACGTCGTAGAGCGTAACGTCTTGCAACGCTGCCGATCCTGTGTTCGCCCACGTCACCTTAAAGTCGGCAGCACCCGTGCCATCGGAGGAGACGTTGCTTGTGCCTGGTGAAGCCACCCACGCGGAATCGTTATTGCCGCGAACCGTCTTCACGGTACTTGAGTCGGGAATGCTGCCGGGCACAACAAAGTACCCGGTCTGGTGGCACACGGTTGTCGGCACACCCACCGTGCCGATGATGCCCGTGGTATCGACAAAGATGTCATTGCCCGGCATCGGTTCTCCATCCGGAGTGGTGATGCAGCTCTCGAACTGCTCATCGGCAAAACCGATATAGACGTCGTAGGCGTAAACGCCCGCTGGCACGTCTGCCCTCTTCACCGCGAGGTTCTTCACAGTGTCATTGCCCGCTGGGAAGTCAACGTACTTGCGACCGGTTCCTTGCCAATCGTTCGAGATTGCCGCGCCGGCAGTCACGTCAAAGGCAGCATCCGGCAACACAACCACGGTGTGTCGTTTGTCGGCGATCTCTGGCTTCGCCGTCAGGTACGAAACCCAAATTCCCGCACTCGTAAGGTTGGGTGTATTCAGCACCTTGGTGGGAGCCGCGGTAATGGCCGCGGAAACCACGTTCCGCAGGATCATTGCATCCACCGCGAACGGGCTGTAGGCCGCCGGCAGCGGCTTACCTGCGACAGCGATTCGATTGTAAGACGTGTTCTTGATCGACAGAATCTCCGTGCGCGTTTCCAGCGCAGCATCGACCCGGCCATAGACCACGAGCTTTGAATTCGCAGACCCTGCAGGCTGCGACCCGCTGTACGTGATCTTGTTAACATCGGTTCCTGCTTTGGGAACGATGGCGACACCCTTGATTACCGGAACCGTCTGTGAGGTGCCATCGGTGTAGTGAAGGGTCACAGTCTTGCCTGTGTCGGTGCCGTTTCCACCAGCAATGGGGTCACTGGCCACAAGAATGCGCGAAACATGGAAACCCACGTCCGAGCAATCAGCATCTACCGCACCCGACTCGACGCGGTTCACCGCGCCCGTCATGCAAGGAATCTGGTCGATCATTTCGAAGTCGCTGTCGAACGACGTCTGGTTAACAGCGAGAACGTACTCCACCTCTTTATTGGTCGAGGCCGTAGTTGCGACTGCGTTGCCGACCTCGCCCCCCGTGTAACCGGTGAGGTTGTTGTTAACGGTCTTAGAGAAGATGGTCGATCCGTCGACTTCTTGGGTGACCACCGACTGAGTGGAGCTCGTGGTCGTGACAACGTTGGGGTTGCCGACCTCCTTGAAGGAGAGCGTCGCCGCATTCGTGATGACGGCACCGTTTGGGGTATCGTCCTTCACCTTGGC is a genomic window containing:
- a CDS encoding phosphoribosyltransferase family protein; protein product: MSITLFAATTPGGSKSVTHTNSAAEPFRFPGGEWHLRVPTAEAPAFARVTGCDANDLVVLGLWADWVHSLGHRAVAHLPYLPAARADRGTPFGAQVYANLINTCNLDEVVVFDPHSPVAPSLINNVRIVESTAVIAERVIPSGNYEAILAPDAGAVHRAQLVADRMGLPLFTATKSRDFDTGKLTGFHAPENLPRLGRVLVVDDICDGGGTFMGLAKATGLHRDQLDLWVSHGIFSGRAPQLRESYGTVFTTDSHPGAANPEVAAEIIELAPYLSA
- a CDS encoding DUF11 domain-containing protein; the encoded protein is MTLTASPALAEEPTSAPVPAQTAPGAAEATQAEQNPTQSEPTDTPADPAPTAAPEPEPTPEPAPTPDPTPTPETNPEDPQSPQNPVTPTPEPEPAAPQAKADDDTGDIGILSILGAVVTVESDGTATFDANNNPGNDQSANNGIVRTNDEIQYKFEYNTDAAVTNPVITSTSPAGTRWLAVPPSCVGTGTTPHPSGIYDSTTGALGGDRRLLVCQLPSTSASVSDSILPRLWVTNQPTQGSLLPVTFSVNDASADPPITATPVITVVSGAPTYDLRKLGRAATANVNGPNGEPGILNTYPVGITVAHPTRFGPTQGIKGMSQLSNSVTFFDDLSQYSRNARLYDWGGPGCGYINAGDLGGVPASRIGITGSSTAVNSVVNSGTIACSPNGQGFNVSFTGMNTTGSSFPTTSSQGVALGSNYLYVATGILRIWLPQSDVANGADGIPGTPDDNSLVLTNTVSQFDPDDVAGQSNYGTGTEALTTCFGRPTDRCDNTTSFTLTAGMGMSKQYRGYVGGGTPPGASGVWTGDLRAGLGYKVTSRVAITPAVLPALNARTCDIFDRSSQRLVSGTGSNTSPASFAQGASPDPILPGDYVIEYGAATNQPGTFADMRAARCDDGDAVWSTSPTSATLGGGLTANGFRDTIDRVRITFSRDLPPQTAYYLYTNLEVYSTSTLDPAQNPDGTILSNFGQFKYGSTPTWNGSNTYNPVTHTGAQMGDRIQFVPGEVRVSKKVREVIPGSGSQVLAGQDIAFVLQPSAAGLVGSAPGSMRDVTVTDILPTNSPRLVINPLSVTAPPGAVLQFCETCNGSDWSTTAPNAPHGLRWNFGDVVAGSPMPELSYQVRVPINATNGQSYVNTASISSPDDPSTLAQRSATDSISVVAAATVLATKTAERAVEPLNTDLRWSLSIRNATTTPVDTLDVVDVLPASGDNRTPASSFHGDFSAISVQNLPAGLTAYVTDALPDDLDTRDGALDGQVDPGAVSDAWFVAPGTAEWSCTLAQLGTPGCPTAATATALRFVSAAGSSSVIAPNDTISWDLLLTPTGNATGDQYTNRFVARVNPEVLQLPVNSPDVPIRVVAPSVSITKDVCVALTCAVDDDSAWAQTTELPEGGDAVYRLTVTNTGEEAGDVSVSDVLPSSLSLVAGSAQASLGDVSGFDPDWVLGTMDPGQTETLTFRAATDGLGTITNNATAEITDRFDQTATDSDNAVVTVVEVPIGLTKTLVSSTVGADGLGEVTYRLVVSNDSPYDSSYSLEDELRFGKGITILGVTASNEDPGDLELNPDWDGVDDTALTTDTDIASGSSHTYEVVASVRVVGDLPAEQLECSTQNTPGGFLNIAFLAGTQPAVSDAACAAAPAGSIKIEKTGPAQVLPGGTIEWSILVSNPGELDAGALTVTDDLPDGVTFVSASDDGALAGGTVTWQLNGVDAGASKKVTVTGTVAKNKDGSTITNCATNGTPENWVEPEVAPGDRVAVTGSAAAAVAPNCAETAVTSEKPPIPPTPPTPPTPPTTPPGTGGGTPGGLVTTGATGENWARLGALLLLTGAAVLARRRWRAVSRR
- a CDS encoding NUDIX hydrolase, whose translation is MTEWKQPLVSVDVVAVRRDAGVLSFATCERQFEPFVGRAALPGVLLLTGEGLSEAAERAVVTKLELPAGSIRHVTQFGAFDGTNRDPRGATISIGHICAVESLAGSATWTPLDAAAGGLPFDHDTIVASAVAEISRRLWADMPFTRAIIGPEFTTSEILTVTRQTGARLPDTAKNMARWLRSNDHAESTGLRGRDTVWRWVSSS
- a CDS encoding nicotinate phosphoribosyltransferase codes for the protein MHTTDRFAPIRALMLTDVYKLGHLQQYRLAGTPEVVYSNWTNRGSRIEGVDHVVHFGLQVFLAKLETWFEPFFAADEDEVCALYEERLTQILGPNSIGTDHIRALHRKGYLPLKFNAVQEGTAVPLRVPSFTFENTDPEFFWLTNYVETIVSAEVWQPSTSATIAREFRRVLEAGCERTGGDPAAIDWQGHDFSFRGMSSVETAAASGAGHLLSFSGTDSLPSLDYIEQFYGGEYVAGSVPATEHSVMCAGAAVVGEKELFSRLIDLYPAGIFSVVSDTFNLWEVLTDFLPEFKDRILARDGKMVIRPDSGDPVDILCGELGDDSHADQSPAAKGVVELLWDTFGGTINEAGYRVLDPHIGAIYGDSITRDRAHQIIDRLAAKGFASTNVVFGVGSFTYQYQTRDTFMSAVKATWALVDGVGYDLQKDPITDNGTKKSARGRLAVFRNDEGELYLVEQATPEQEAASELQPVWRDGAFLRTQTFAEVRETMKGNR
- a CDS encoding DUF7617 domain-containing protein — its product is MKPLKGWKFAAALTAAVAVLSSLVVVTPPALAAEEEASLQMEFAATGQVTRTAGTPFTTLATFSCVSPTGAACADAVITIPWPADPDPSLGASGIDTWTAEAVSNMPGLLGSTVTKDVANRQWIIDLKKPIPADGSVVGIQLSFTAPNLTTPNDFKLPVKPTVTGSNFETVTDSEDVTLTVTATSGATISKKMVGTPIAGANVTWNIAWNDGNPAWDGLLGKIPGTRTIVDVLPPEVDFVSVTPAGTPYNYDAATRTLTFLTTEKPYPASSQNYGVVAKVKDDTPNGAVITNAATLSFKEVGNPNVVTTTSSTQSVVTQEVDGSTIFSKTVNNNLTGYTGGEVGNAVATTASTNKEVEYVLAVNQTSFDSDFEMIDQIPCMTGAVNRVESGAVDADCSDVGFHVSRILVASDPIAGGNGTDTGKTVTLHYTDGTSQTVPVIKGVAIVPKAGTDVNKITYSGSQPAGSANSKLVVYGRVDAALETRTEILSIKNTSYNRIAVAGKPLPAAYSPFAVDAMILRNVVSAAITAAPTKVLNTPNLTSAGIWVSYLTAKPEIADKRHTVVVLPDAAFDVTAGAAISNDWQGTGRKYVDFPAGNDTVKNLAVKRADVPAGVYAYDVYIGFADEQFESCITTPDGEPMPGNDIFVDTTGIIGTVGVPTTVCHQTGYFVVPGSIPDSSTVKTVRGNNDSAWVASPGTSNVSSDGTGAADFKVTWANTGSAALQDVTLYDVLPKVSDTYTVGGSAARGSTFTPTLREVTAPPGWTVAYSVAQNPCRPEVLANSKNPGCDSTWSTTAPSDMAAVTALRFQNSASLAIGTVADFIVSMDAANFEPTQQVAWNTVATRAYVAGATPAPIAPSETPKVGFGLVEGPGIHLEKEVCAADTCADDAAVGTGGWANTAAVPFNADVKWRLTATNVGLVDLTKVKIDDPLVAACDLEVGDLAVNDQVQKICRSTGVQADMKNTATATGNGDDKTATDSSSASVTVGAKAASAVGIVYESCDPSVGDCDPNAVLGEGGWSASTTVPFGAEGLWRATVTNTGETTLTNVRVENADYEECAFTLAELAPGAASSKVCKVEGVDGLLTGTTSVKATPPYGDADLEADSSAEILSLSPNVAIDVQKEVCSTGDDCDPDAASLTGGWVKEAQLEPGAEPFWRVIVTNTSQVKLADVQLTDPMLSGCSTSFAEIEAGASEAVTCKSAAVFASASSVATATGTNPRDPGTETVTAESEAKVTVRDFTSTVSLVKEACVVAADSDCLESGTGWKAHATGEFGSEMWWRITVTNTGDTDLTDVKVTDARFPAGDFTVERLKGGESKAIVFSAGSWKVVDAASADAKNTATVTATGVQGDELTAESSAIGTVTKKADEVSPVKPTTPEKPAKSTKPTKPANQATQAATAEKAPAGLAVTGAASPMLLAFGALGMLLLAAALIARRRRA